The region CACGCGATATCTGTGACTGTGACACCAATCGAAGAGTTGCCTCTTCCTCAAATAATGAAGCAATTAATTTAGCCCAGCCACTGGTTTTGATACTTTTGTAAAACAATTTCGATAAGCTGATCGGCCGATTCTACTCGCGCTTGCGTTATAGATTATGAAATGTTATTTATCGTCAACCATCGTCGGCTGAGTTTGGAAGCTCGTAATTCAGTTGTCAAACGCAAATTGTCTTCTTTTGTCGATCGGTGACAATGACAAACACACTTCTCAATCACTTGCCCAAGCCGCGATTGTACATATTTGCTGGCGCATTTTGCATGCGTAACGCTCGCGGAGTGAGAAAAATGCATTGTACTCGCGAGCAAACAAGCAGAATGCATTTATCTTGCCAAATAAGGTGCGAAATTCTCGACAATATGGCTACATCAGCGGATGTCTTATCCTACAAAGAGGTCAGCTCAATGTAGAAGCCAACGGCCGATTGTCAACAAATTAAGGAGAATAAATCAAAAATTAACAAGAACCTCGAGCGTCGTAACGGTAGGTTAACTAACACActtgttaaataaaaattaagAGATCGAAAGacttataaaaaaaacgcttccGCAAACATAATAGCGCCGTTAAATCGGATAAGCGGAACGTGATCATCGAGCACATACATGAGCTCGACGCCACTCGTCTGCTTCCACGTCAATGGCTACtgagaaagaaagtaaaatacAATCCACTCGAACGGGCGCGATGAAGACACGAAGCTCACGCAAACCTGCCAAACCGTGTCGCTTCAAATTAAGCCATCTTCGatcgtctcggtctcggtcagctagcaaccatcaccagcaaacgcacacacgagtacgcacgcacgcactcacttCTGGAGGCTGGATGTTGCTAAGGGGGTTGCTGTTAATGACATCGCCTGGAGATTGCCGACCGATGCATCATCTTTGGCCATCGCGGCTGGTCAAAACGAATCCCGTAAATCCCATCTCCCACCGTCGCGGGAGATCagcaaagaaggagaagaagaatcaGTGCAAAAGtaagcagcaccaacagcagcagcagccggcctAGGAGACCTACAGAGACTCTAGGTTGGAGTTGCGGAAGcagctaacaaaaaaaaaaaagaagctaaaccaaccagccaacaaaATGCCCACCAAAAGCCAGCCACTCGGTTCGGTACTCTTGATCTGCGCGTCATAAAAATTAAGGTCAACGATGTTTGGCGAgtcaaacaaaccacaaatctAGgaccctcgctctctcgcgctcgtACCGCTCGTCCCGGTGCGATTCCGGTTCTCAGGCTATTCCGGTACTTCTGGTACCGCTCGAGGCGGAAAGGGAATTTGggatttcttcttctacttcgtTCTTCTCCCTGTTTTTTACCCCTCGCGTCTTGTAGATGACGGTTACTGCTGGTTAGAtgggtgattttttttctattccctGCCTTTTCTGAGAAACATTTCTCTTCACTCGGCGGAGCACTAGTACTTCCAGCATCACTGGAGCTGAGCCAGGGCAAAAGTTCACAGAAAATGACGCAAAAGGTCCCGTAGGACCACCTAAGTTTCTCTAGTGTAAATCGAAACATAGACATTAAAAATAGGCATAAAGGATTTCTTTTAGTGCAGCGATTTTTAATTGTTGCCAAATGACGAGCAGGCACAAGATTCGCCATTAACTCGATGTACTTCGCATTAAACCCCTGGATCTGAAGGAACTCATTCCAATGAATCAACGTCAAACCACTTGAAATCCGCGCAAAATATTGTGAAATTCTGTCCTCGCGAGATTCTGCTTCCGCCAGTGTTCCATATTCCACCATCTTCAAGGTTACCAAGTCTGGTCGGTGTGGCGGGTCTAATAATGCCccaaacaccggcaccgagtcAATGTGCCATCACAAGCTAACGGTAAACGGTCGACCATGGCGAGCAGCCATATCTTGCGATTCACAGAGATTTGGAggcagtgagcgagtgagcagcTGTGCGTCGTGCGGCTAAGCTCTGGTCACGGCCCGGCACCGAGTCCAATCCATTCGGGAGTTTGTGGTGCGTGTgcacgatcgcgagcgcgcgcgcgtcatcAGGTGTACCACGCCGGCCGCTCACCTCCGCTCGCCGGTATCGTGTTTCAAAGCTCTGGTCAGTGTCAGACCAACATTAGGCCAATTACAACCCTCGCCCCCTCACCATCCCTGTCTCCTGCGAACCGCGTTGTACGCGGTTTGCCTTTTGATGCTGCGTGATGGGGTTCGCGTCCCAAAATTACCGCGCAAAGAGTTGGCTTACTTACTGGCCGGCTTACGATGGCTTCTTTCGATTGGAGAGGAGGGTGGAATTTGGGCATTTCACGGCCTCCGGCGGCCCTCGCGGACGCGGCCGAAAAGCAGCGATTTGTGGTAGCAACAAGAAGTGTAACGAGGGTGATCAATGTTTTGCGCCTCGCTCGGGGAGGGTTGTAATCTAGTTCATTCATAAATCACCTGCCatgggaagggagggagggaaggaggtaGGACCGGAAGTGGTCAACGATGGGAACGAATGTCGAATATTTCCGTCTGGTTCCGTTTTGTCGGCCTGGTCTGGcccggaaaatggaatgacTGCGCAATGGAACGCGTTAAGTGGCACGCATTGTCTAAGCTTACTCAACCTTTTATAGGGACCATATGATTCAAGATTCTTCCACGTTTCATGACGTTTCTTAAAAATAATCTTTTCTACAAACATTATATAAGCTGCTTTACTCCTCTGATAAGCACTTGTGACCttcaattattaataataattctTTTCGAATAGTTGATgtagaagagagaagaagaaattgagaaaggaaacataattttGTGACAACTTGATGATATTCAAGTagtttttcacaatttttacCCATCAACTCCCGATTCAATTGTGTTGTGTAATACATCTTGGCGATTGCTTGCAGTATATGGAGCAGAAATAATGTACATGATGCACTTTAGAGAACACGAAAGATCAAGCATCTCAAAACGAGTTCTACCTGGCCAAGCAAGAAACCTTATCGCACCCCGTTTGCGGCCGTAACATGAGCGCAATGGTTGTCCCCCCGCGGGTTAACACATTCACCTCGAGGTGCTAGGATGGGTAATGCACACCGTTAACCACCGCCCGAGGACATCACAAGCAACATACAAAGTAACTGCCAACAAAACGCGGACATCAAACTCGCTCCTATAATCGATTTGCGGATAAAGATCAAGCAGATGAAATGCGATCCCGGGAGACCTCAAGGTGTGCATCGTTCTAGTTTGCAGGTGGTGTGAACGCAGCTGAACTACTAGCAAGCTACCTACTATAAAATGGCCACGTCAGACCATGTTAGAGCATCAGTTCCGCTTGGTACATTCAAAGTgtaacagcatcagcagcaaatcatCAGCTCATACTTCAAGATGGCTTCGAAGGTACGGTATAGCTGGTTTACTGTCATCAATACACTTACTGCTCTATGGCTTACCTTTTATTTCATCAGATCACACTCCTTACCGTTGGTTTGTTGCTGATCAACGTGTACGTTGAAGCGCAGCAGTACCAGATCAGTGGACGGCGCAACCAGGATCGCCAGAATGTGCTCCGAACGGGTGGATACGATGATGGCCGCCATCACGATAACCTGAACCGGAACGATCTCTACGATCAGCAGCGTTACGGTAGCGAGCGACAGAACGAGCAGGAGCGTCAGGATCGTCAGGATCGCCGTGGAGACTATCGGGATGATGACCGGGAGGACTACAGCTACGGGTATGCGGTGCGTGATGAGCTGTCCGGTGACATCAAGAGCCAGCAGGAGGTCCGCCAGGGAGATCGCGTCCGCGGCCAGTACCGTACGGTCGAGTCGGACGGTACGGAGCGCATCGTCGACTATACGGCTGACGATCGCCGTGGATTCAACGCCGTCGTCCGCCATCAACCGTCAGTTGGCTCGAGGGCCCAGCTGATCCACACCCTCCAGCCAGCCGTCCTGATTCGaccggcatcatcgtcgtcgtcgtcgtcgtcgtcaccggctacggtcgatcagctgctggtcCGTAGCACCGGTCGCAGCTCGCAGGCCGGTACTCCCATCCTGTTGCGCCAGTGAAAGCCCCCGCTAACCCACTCACGCACCGCCACGGAAGAATGTTAACGAAGTCCAAGCCGAAGTCGAAGATCCAATGAAAATACGATCCAAATGTTTGACCGCAAACTAACAGTCACAGCCAACGAGAGAGAATTGTTCATTTCTTGCCCCTCCGAAacctcctcccttcctcttGAGCACTAGATTCGCTTCACTCCACacacaccgtcaccgccatGTCACaatccatcaacatcatccgGGACAGCGAAGTTTGCATCCGGCATCCGGGCATCCGGGGTGAGTTatggtagcaccaccaccactagcagcagcaccggtgacaGGTGAGTTGAGAAATTACCCAAACCGGTGATGACcatacggtggtggtgacgtcAAATTAACGGAATCTCGCAGAATAACCTCCCGTgagggccaccaccaagcgccGTTCGATCGAAGCATTGGCGTGAATCGGAGCAAAAGAGGAAGACTCCAGACGGGTTGGAGTCCAGGCCAACCGCACGAataacgatcatcatcaacaacgccTCGTCCATCCTCCACTCTAAGCCCTTCGCTCTTCGAGCTGACCTGAACCCCGAGCTGGGAACGAGCGCAAGTGACGAACGGCATGTAGGCAACGAGCGTCGTCCATCCATTTTCCTCCAGGGCAGCCACTACTactccatccagcatccatttCCACGCGCGGTGCATTGTTGTGGTTGATGAGTGATGGTTAGTGGGTTGGTTGGGAGGCTGGGAGGTTTGTGAGTGGCAGCCTAGGGGATCCTGGCATcgtcagcaacaacaactcccCTCTACTCGACAATTTATTAATGACTCTCTTTCCGCGGGAGTCtcagcactgctgctgctgctggtggtggggctgtctggtaacaaaacaaaaaccgacaaCCACGGGAAGCACTTCTGTATGGGTGCAACGAGCGGGAGAACATAAATGCATCCAGGGAACGATGCTGGTGGCaccgcagccacagcaccaccacgagcttCCTGTGTgaagtggaaaagtggaatgaaacgaaaacaaaacttttcatttctctcAGACCGCCCGAGGGAACTGTGAACCTGCCGGGCCTCCCGCCAGCCCGTTTGTTGGttagggggagggagggtcgGGTGCGCGGGATGGTacccaccagcaacagcaccagcaccacctcgtTGGCACTTCCGTTGGCACAGTTTCAGCAGCAGATTAGCTAATTAATTCAAATCTCCCTGAATGAGGCTTGGAATGGATGAGTAATTAAATcggagctgctgccgctgctggtgccttcTCTGTTCCCCTCGCGGATAAGGAACCGTcgctacctctctctctctcccttcctcttcaGCTACCGTCTCTCTGCACGGCTTTGATGGTGGCGCGGAGTGGAGTATATGGGATTTGTGGCACGGAAATCTCAGCAGCCGCTGGGAGTGCAAGGAAGTGGAGCGCTGTCTCCGCTGTCCCGAGCGAGGAGCAGGCCCTGAAGCGATGCCACACCGCGAATgagatggaaatggagaaatgttgtgacggttttttttttgctttttttcctaaATAATCATTCTCGCCAGATGCCAAAGGGGAActcaaataaaacgaaaatagAAACACTTTTAGAGACAGCGAGAGGGGTCTTCGGGGTCCATAAACGGTGCCAGATGACAGCGGAATGGTTAGCGAATTATCATAAAATGCCACTAAAATGCGTATTTATGCGAAATTGCTGTCCTGGCGATCGCACCGGAACCAGTTCCTTTACGGTAAAGTGTATTGTATCTATC is a window of Anopheles aquasalis chromosome 2, idAnoAquaMG_Q_19, whole genome shotgun sequence DNA encoding:
- the LOC126581676 gene encoding uncharacterized protein LOC126581676, with product MASKITLLTVGLLLINVYVEAQQYQISGRRNQDRQNVLRTGGYDDGRHHDNLNRNDLYDQQRYGSERQNEQERQDRQDRRGDYRDDDREDYSYGYAVRDELSGDIKSQQEVRQGDRVRGQYRTVESDGTERIVDYTADDRRGFNAVVRHQPSVGSRAQLIHTLQPAVLIRPASSSSSSSSSPATVDQLLVRSTGRSSQAGTPILLRQ